One Equus caballus isolate H_3958 breed thoroughbred chromosome 14, TB-T2T, whole genome shotgun sequence DNA segment encodes these proteins:
- the MYOZ3 gene encoding myozenin-3 produces MIPKEQKGPVMAAMEDLAGPVPVLDLGKKLSVPQDLMMEELSLRNNRGSLLFQKRQRRVQKFTFEFAASQRATVAGSAKGKVPGAAEPGTVTNGPEGQNYRSELHIFPASPGGPEDAQPAASGAKSARSPSALAPGYAEPLKSVPPEKFNHTAIPKGYRCPWQEFISYRDYQSDGRSHTPSPAEYRNFNKTPVPFGGPLVGEAVPRAGTSFIPELTSGLELLRLRPSFNRVAQGWVRNLPESEDL; encoded by the exons ATGATCCCCAAGGAGCAGAAGGGGCCCGTGATGGCTGCCATGGAGGACCTCGCTGGACCAG TCCCTGTGCTGGACCTGGGCAAGAAGCTGAGCGTGCCCCAGGACCTGATGATGGAAGAGCTGTCGCTCCGCAACAACCGGGGATCCCTCCTCTTCCAGAAGAGGCAGCGCCGCGTGCAGAAATTCACCTTTGAGTTTGCAGCCAGCCAGCGGGCG ACCGTGGCCGGAAGCGCCAAGGGGAAGGTGCCTGGAGCAGCAGAGCCCGGGACG GTCACCAACGGCCCCGAGGGGCAGAACTACCGCTCGGAGCTCCACATCTTCCCGGCCTCGCCCGGGGGCCCCGAGGACGCGCAGCCCGCAGCCTCCGGGGCAAAGAGCGCCCGCAGCCCCAGCGCCCTGGCGCCAG GCTACGCGGAGCCCCTGAAGAGCGTCCCGCCCGAGAAGTTCAACCACACGGCCATCCCCAAGGGCTACCGCTGCCCGTGGCAGGAGTTCATCAGCTACCGGGACTACCAGAGCGACGGCCGAAGTCACACCCCTAGCCCGGCCGAGTATCGGAATTTCAACAA GACCCCGGTGCCCTTTGGAGGACCCCTGGTGGGGGAGGCCGTGCCCAGGGCAGGCACCTCCTTCATCCCAGAGCTCACCAGCGGCTTGGAACTCCTCCGCCTGAGGCCCAGCTTCAACAGAGTGGCCCAGGGCTGGGTCCGCAACCTTCCGGAGTCCGAGGATCTGTAG
- the RBM22 gene encoding pre-mRNA-splicing factor RBM22, with product MATSLGSNTYNRQNWEDADFPILCQTCLGENPYIRMTKEKYGKECKICARPFTVFRWCPGVRMRFKKTEVCQTCSKLKNVCQTCLLDLEYGLPIQVRDAGLSFKDDMPKSDVNKEYYTQNMEREISNSDGTRPVGMLGKATSTSDMLLKLARTTPYYKRNRPHICSFWVKGECKRGEECPYRHEKPTDPDDPLADQNIKDRYYGINDPVADKLLKRASTMPRLDPPEDKTITTLYVGGLGDTITETDLRNHFYQFGEIRTITVVQRQQCAFIQFATRQAAEVAAEKSFNKLIVNGRRLNVKWGRSQAARGKEKEKDGTTDSGIKLEPVPGLPGALPPPPAAEEEASANYFNLPPSGPPAVVNIALPPPPGIAPPPPPGFGPHMFHPMGPPPPFMRAPGPIHYPSQDPQRMGAHAGKHSSP from the exons ATGGCGACCTCTCTGGGCTCCAACACCTACAACAGGCAGAACTGGGAGGATGCG GACTTCCCCATTCTATGCCAGACGTGTCTTGGAGAAAACCCATATATCCGAATG acCAAAGAAAAGTATGGGAAGGAATGCAAA ATCTGTGCCAGGCCGTTCACAGTGTTTCGCTGGTGCCCTGGGGTCCGCATGCGTTTCAAGAAGACAGAAGTATGCCAGACCTGCAGTAAATTGAAGAATGTCTGTCAGACTTGCCTCTTGGACCTCGAGTATG GCCTGCCCATCCAGGTTCGTGACGCAGGGTTGTCTTTTAAAGATGACATGCCAAAGTCAGATGTCAACAAAGAGTACTACACACAGAATATGGAGAGAGAG ATTTCTAACTCTGATGGAACACGGCCAGTTGGCATGCTGGGGAAAGCCACATCCACCAGTGACATGCTGCTCAAACTGGCCCGGACAACACCCTACTACAAAAGGAATCGACCCCACATTTGCTCCTTCTGGGTGAAAGGAGAATGTAAGAGAGGAGAGGAGTGTCCGTACAG ACATGAGAAGCCTACAGATCCAGATGACCCCCTTGCTGATCAGAACATTAAAGACCGATATTATGGAATCAATGACCCTGTAGCAGATAAGCTTCTGAAGCGGGCTTCAACCATGCCTCGTCTGGACCCACCAGAGGACAAGACTATCACCACGCTGTATGTTGGTGGTCTGGGTGACACCATCACTGAGACAGACCTGAG AAATCATTTCTACCAGTTTGGAGAGATCCGGACGATCACCGTGGTGCAGAGACAGCAGTGTGCTTTCATCCAGTTTGCCACGAGGCAGGCTGCAGAAGTGGCGGCTGAGAAGTCCTTTAATAAGTTGATTGTCAATGGCCGCAGGCTCAACGTGAAGTGGGGAAG GTCccaagcagccagaggaaaagaaaaagagaaggatggaaCCACAGACTCTGGAATCAAGCTAGAGCCGGTTCCAGGACTGCCAGGAG ctcttcctcctcctcctgcagcagaggaagaagcctCTGCCAACTACTTCAACCTCCCCCCAAGTGGTCCTCCAGCTGTGGTGAACATTGCCCTGCCGCCGCCCCCTGGTatcgccccacccccacccccag GTTTTGGGCCACACATGTTCCACCCAATGGGACCACCCCCTCCTTTCATGAGGGCTCCAGGACCAATCCACTATCCTTCTCAGGACCCTCAGAGGATGGGAGCTCATGCCGGGAAACACAGCAGCCCCTAG